A genomic stretch from Ursus arctos isolate Adak ecotype North America unplaced genomic scaffold, UrsArc2.0 scaffold_21, whole genome shotgun sequence includes:
- the ACTR6 gene encoding actin-related protein 6 isoform X1, which translates to MTTLVLDNGAYHAKIGYSHENVSVIPNCQFRSKTARLKTFTANQIDEIKDPSGLFYILPFQKGYLVNWDVQRQVWDYLFGKEMYQVDFLDTNIIITEPYFNFTSIQESMNEILFEEYQFQAVLRVNAGALSAHRYFRDNPSELCCIIVDSGYSFTHIVPYCRSKKKKEAIIRINVGGKLLTNHLKEIISYRQLHVMDETHVINQVKEDVCYVSQDFYRDMDIAKLKGEENTVMIDYVLPDFSTIKKGFCKPREEMVLSGKYKSGEQILRLANERFAVPEILFNPSDIGIQEMGIPEAIVYSIQNLPEEMQPHFFKNIVLTGGNSLFPGFRDRVYSEVRCLTPTDYDVSVVLPENPITYAWEGGKLISENDDFEDMVVTREDYEENGHSVCEEKFDI; encoded by the exons ATGACGACTTTAGTGCTGGATAACGGAGCCTACCATGCCAAAATCGGTTACAGCCATGAAAATGTGTC gGTAATTCCTAACTGTCAGTTCAGGTCAAAAACAGCACGTCTTAAAACTTTTACGGCTAACCAGATAGATGAAATAAAGGACCCTTCTGGACTTTTTTACATCCTTCCTTTTCAGAAG ggCTATTTGGTGAATTGGGATGTTCAAAGACAAGTTTGGGATTAcctttttggaaaagaaatgtaTCAG gTTGATTTTTTAGATACCAACATTATTATTACAGAACCATACTTTAACTTCACTTCAATTCAAGAATCAATGAATGAAATCCTATTTGAAGAATATCAGTTCCAAGCAGTCTTAAGAGTAAATG CAGGTGCTCTCAGTGCACATAGGTATTTTCGAGATAATCCTTCCGAGTTATGCTGTATCATTGTAGATAGTGGATATTCCTTTACACATATAGTTCCTTACTgtagaagtaaaaagaaaaaagaagcaattatTCG GATAAATGTGGGAGGAAAACTCCTAACCAATCATCTAAAGGAGATCATATCTTACAG gCAGCTACATGTTATGGATGAAACACATGTGATTAATCAAGTGAAAGAAGATGTGTGCTATGTGTCTCAGGATTTTTATAGAGATATGGATATTGCAAA gttgaaaggagaagaaaatacagTAATGATAGACTATGTTTTGCCTGACTTCAGTACAATTAAAAAGGGCTTTTGTAAG ccaCGGGAGGAGATGGTGTTAAGTGGAAAATATAAATCTGGGGAACAAATTCTTCGTCTGGCCAATGAGAGATTTGCTGTTCCAGAAATACTGTTTAATCCTTCTGATATAGGCATTCAAGAAATGGGTATTCCAGAAGCTATTGTCTATTCAATTCAGAACTTACCTGAAG AAATGCAGCCGCATTTTTTTAAGAACATTGTTTTGACAGGAGGAAATTCCCTTTTCCCAGGATTTAGAGATCGGGTTTACTCAGAAGTTCGATGTCTCACTCCAACAGATTACGATGTTTCAGTTGTGCTGCCTGAAAA CCCTATTACTTATGCCTGGGAAGGTGGAAAATTGATATCCGAGAATGACGATTTTGAAGATATGGTAGTAACAAGAGAAGATTATGAAGAAAATGGACATAGCGTCTGTGAAGAGAAATTTGATATTTAA
- the ACTR6 gene encoding actin-related protein 6 isoform X2: MTTLVLDNGAYHAKIGYSHENVSVIPNCQFRSKTARLKTFTANQIDEIKDPSGLFYILPFQKGYLVNWDVQRQVWDYLFGKEMYQVDFLDTNIIITEPYFNFTSIQESMNEILFEEYQFQAVLRVNGALSAHRYFRDNPSELCCIIVDSGYSFTHIVPYCRSKKKKEAIIRINVGGKLLTNHLKEIISYRQLHVMDETHVINQVKEDVCYVSQDFYRDMDIAKLKGEENTVMIDYVLPDFSTIKKGFCKPREEMVLSGKYKSGEQILRLANERFAVPEILFNPSDIGIQEMGIPEAIVYSIQNLPEEMQPHFFKNIVLTGGNSLFPGFRDRVYSEVRCLTPTDYDVSVVLPENPITYAWEGGKLISENDDFEDMVVTREDYEENGHSVCEEKFDI; encoded by the exons ATGACGACTTTAGTGCTGGATAACGGAGCCTACCATGCCAAAATCGGTTACAGCCATGAAAATGTGTC gGTAATTCCTAACTGTCAGTTCAGGTCAAAAACAGCACGTCTTAAAACTTTTACGGCTAACCAGATAGATGAAATAAAGGACCCTTCTGGACTTTTTTACATCCTTCCTTTTCAGAAG ggCTATTTGGTGAATTGGGATGTTCAAAGACAAGTTTGGGATTAcctttttggaaaagaaatgtaTCAG gTTGATTTTTTAGATACCAACATTATTATTACAGAACCATACTTTAACTTCACTTCAATTCAAGAATCAATGAATGAAATCCTATTTGAAGAATATCAGTTCCAAGCAGTCTTAAGAGTAAATG GTGCTCTCAGTGCACATAGGTATTTTCGAGATAATCCTTCCGAGTTATGCTGTATCATTGTAGATAGTGGATATTCCTTTACACATATAGTTCCTTACTgtagaagtaaaaagaaaaaagaagcaattatTCG GATAAATGTGGGAGGAAAACTCCTAACCAATCATCTAAAGGAGATCATATCTTACAG gCAGCTACATGTTATGGATGAAACACATGTGATTAATCAAGTGAAAGAAGATGTGTGCTATGTGTCTCAGGATTTTTATAGAGATATGGATATTGCAAA gttgaaaggagaagaaaatacagTAATGATAGACTATGTTTTGCCTGACTTCAGTACAATTAAAAAGGGCTTTTGTAAG ccaCGGGAGGAGATGGTGTTAAGTGGAAAATATAAATCTGGGGAACAAATTCTTCGTCTGGCCAATGAGAGATTTGCTGTTCCAGAAATACTGTTTAATCCTTCTGATATAGGCATTCAAGAAATGGGTATTCCAGAAGCTATTGTCTATTCAATTCAGAACTTACCTGAAG AAATGCAGCCGCATTTTTTTAAGAACATTGTTTTGACAGGAGGAAATTCCCTTTTCCCAGGATTTAGAGATCGGGTTTACTCAGAAGTTCGATGTCTCACTCCAACAGATTACGATGTTTCAGTTGTGCTGCCTGAAAA CCCTATTACTTATGCCTGGGAAGGTGGAAAATTGATATCCGAGAATGACGATTTTGAAGATATGGTAGTAACAAGAGAAGATTATGAAGAAAATGGACATAGCGTCTGTGAAGAGAAATTTGATATTTAA